In a genomic window of Mucilaginibacter sp. KACC 22063:
- a CDS encoding TIGR01212 family radical SAM protein (This family includes YhcC from E. coli K-12, an uncharacterized radical SAM protein.) — MLTDSATAQWEKGYNNYGPWLRQKYNGQRVFKVIVDGGFTCPNRDGSKGYGGCTYCNVDSFTPSVSRKNPSLREQVIQGMERARKGNKADKFIIYFQPNTNTYAPAHYLKMLYDEALSINTEHIVGLSVGTRPDCIDAEKIALLESYTDRFDVDLEMGMESIYNDTLNQINRGCSHDDLLKALALVKNSKLDICVHTIFGFPWETKEMMLKYADEINRHEQIKFVKFHHLHIVEGSVMGVKYKREPFKLFSLEEYADFLCELLPLVRPDVVIQRLFGISDWELLIAPNWDLKKSEIQHFIDKRIIERGVVQGSAL; from the coding sequence ATGTTAACGGATTCGGCAACGGCGCAATGGGAGAAAGGCTACAACAATTACGGCCCTTGGTTAAGGCAAAAATACAACGGCCAGCGGGTGTTTAAAGTTATTGTTGATGGTGGTTTTACCTGCCCAAACCGCGATGGCTCAAAAGGCTATGGCGGCTGCACCTATTGCAATGTGGATTCGTTTACGCCATCTGTTTCCCGTAAAAACCCTTCCCTGCGCGAGCAGGTGATACAGGGTATGGAGCGTGCCCGCAAAGGCAACAAGGCCGATAAATTTATCATCTATTTTCAGCCTAATACCAATACTTATGCACCTGCGCATTACCTTAAAATGCTGTATGACGAGGCGTTGAGTATCAATACTGAACATATTGTAGGTCTATCGGTAGGTACCAGGCCCGATTGTATTGATGCCGAAAAGATTGCCCTGCTTGAAAGTTATACCGACAGGTTTGATGTTGATTTGGAGATGGGGATGGAATCCATTTATAACGATACGCTGAACCAGATCAATCGGGGATGCTCACATGATGATTTGCTGAAAGCGCTTGCCCTGGTAAAAAATAGCAAACTTGATATTTGTGTGCATACCATCTTCGGCTTTCCGTGGGAAACCAAAGAAATGATGTTGAAATATGCTGATGAAATTAACCGCCATGAACAAATCAAGTTTGTAAAGTTTCATCACCTGCATATTGTTGAAGGCTCTGTAATGGGCGTAAAATACAAACGCGAGCCTTTTAAATTGTTTAGCCTGGAAGAATATGCAGATTTCCTATGTGAACTTTTGCCTTTAGTAAGGCCGGATGTCGTAATTCAACGGTTATTCGGTATTTCTGACTGGGAACTACTGATTGCGCCTAACTGGGACCTTAAAAAATCAGAAATTCAGCATTTTATTGATAAGCGCATTATTGAGCGTGGGGTGGTTCAAGGTTCTGCATTGTAA
- a CDS encoding acyltransferase family protein produces MRALAAYLVFISHYDYTFDESFPHFVKRFFQEFHIGVTIFFVLSGFLIAFRYYNNFHLTKDWFRQYLKNRVARIYPMYFLITIGAFVYFYSTGDVSITADFPYPFTLMLMNITFVRGFFNDLKFTGIAQGWSLTVEECFYFSAPFIFLFAKKYKKFYIQPLLITGFGALLVIIFRNVNWYGFFGNFTFMMLYTFLGRCFEFFAGIQLALYVQRKGFSRTNSLPLTYIGFLFIFVCPFIMSLLPVPKGWNAGLQHPLGIVTNNYLLAMSIALFFYGLLTETTVLKKVLANPFVELLGKSSYIFYLIHLGYIYHYIHNWMNQLNDKVFEWYDKWGVDWHSPFEYDSLNILYAFIILNALSVLLFKTIEEPLNHYIRKSNFLIKSSK; encoded by the coding sequence GTGCGTGCTTTAGCGGCGTATCTTGTTTTTATATCCCATTACGATTACACATTTGATGAATCTTTTCCCCACTTTGTGAAAAGATTTTTCCAGGAATTCCACATTGGGGTAACCATCTTCTTTGTGCTATCAGGTTTTTTAATTGCTTTCAGATATTATAATAATTTTCATTTAACTAAAGATTGGTTCAGGCAATACCTCAAAAACAGGGTTGCGCGCATTTATCCAATGTACTTCCTGATCACCATTGGGGCATTCGTTTATTTTTATTCTACAGGTGATGTAAGCATCACGGCGGATTTTCCTTATCCTTTCACCTTAATGCTGATGAACATCACCTTTGTTCGTGGTTTTTTTAATGATCTTAAATTTACGGGTATTGCACAAGGATGGTCGCTTACGGTGGAAGAATGTTTTTACTTTTCTGCCCCCTTTATATTTCTCTTTGCGAAGAAGTATAAAAAGTTTTACATACAGCCTTTGTTGATCACTGGGTTCGGTGCTTTGCTGGTAATTATATTCCGAAATGTGAACTGGTACGGCTTCTTCGGCAACTTTACCTTCATGATGTTGTATACATTTCTGGGTCGGTGTTTTGAATTTTTTGCCGGCATTCAATTGGCCTTGTATGTACAAAGAAAAGGTTTCTCACGTACCAATAGCCTGCCTTTAACCTACATCGGGTTCTTATTCATATTTGTTTGCCCGTTCATTATGTCGTTGTTGCCGGTTCCAAAAGGATGGAATGCAGGCTTACAACATCCGCTTGGTATTGTTACCAATAACTATTTACTGGCCATGTCCATCGCATTGTTTTTCTACGGACTGCTTACAGAAACAACAGTTTTAAAGAAGGTGCTGGCCAATCCATTTGTAGAATTATTGGGCAAAAGCTCGTACATATTCTATCTTATTCACCTGGGATATATCTATCACTATATCCACAACTGGATGAACCAGCTGAACGATAAAGTTTTTGAATGGTATGACAAGTGGGGGGTAGACTGGCATTCGCCTTTTGAATACGATAGCCTGAATATTTTGTATGCTTTTATCATATTAAACGCCCTGTCGGTATTACTATTTAAAACAATTGAAGAGCCGCTTAATCATTATATACGTAAGTCTAACTTTTTAATTAAAAGCTCAAAATAG
- a CDS encoding acetylxylan esterase gives MLVSTIVTAHTLPDGKAKRITAIFEDDIVFTAKPAKKEAIFGSGERIVYDVELKNNTNNDQKGNVGYTIYSWKDQVLKQDSVHVKLDKNGKKSISLRMPSQSAGMYKLNITVNVTDYDDTIRRVFAVDPKKIKSDFAKPGDFDGFWQTTIDTLARTPMQAKVTLQPSMERDGISCYLVELHSYGNVVIRGWLTIPKEHKIKDKLAVWLVLPGYGPRGVKPIYGTSDLAVLAINVRGVGNSRDRINPTEEAYVSVGVESKWKYIYRGVIMDCMRAVDYIASRPDFDQDNILCSGASMGGYLSIAVSSLDKRIKLCSANNPVFCDYRSLVGSKEWPMKSFVKYGRERRVGLDRILNTLDYYDLKNFAPNLQCKALIGIGLLDNLAPAYNEYVMLGNLKNNYKLFVYPELAHEVPPEIYSYLSKWMMDQFGLF, from the coding sequence ATGCTTGTTTCTACAATAGTAACAGCACACACACTTCCTGACGGAAAAGCTAAAAGAATAACTGCCATTTTTGAAGATGATATAGTTTTTACAGCCAAACCAGCAAAAAAAGAGGCAATCTTTGGTTCGGGTGAAAGGATTGTTTATGATGTTGAATTAAAGAACAATACCAATAATGATCAAAAAGGAAATGTAGGCTACACCATCTATTCATGGAAAGATCAGGTACTGAAACAGGATTCGGTTCATGTAAAACTTGATAAGAACGGTAAAAAGTCAATCAGCTTGCGAATGCCTTCGCAATCAGCGGGTATGTACAAGCTAAATATCACGGTTAACGTTACGGACTATGACGATACCATTCGCCGCGTTTTTGCCGTAGACCCTAAAAAAATTAAATCTGACTTTGCCAAGCCGGGCGATTTTGACGGCTTTTGGCAAACAACCATTGATACACTTGCGCGCACCCCAATGCAGGCTAAAGTTACTTTACAGCCTTCTATGGAGCGGGATGGGATCAGTTGCTATCTGGTCGAATTGCATTCTTACGGAAACGTAGTGATCCGGGGTTGGTTGACTATTCCTAAAGAGCACAAAATTAAAGATAAACTTGCCGTTTGGCTGGTACTGCCAGGTTATGGGCCGCGCGGGGTAAAACCAATTTACGGTACATCTGACCTTGCCGTACTTGCTATTAACGTAAGGGGGGTAGGTAACAGCCGCGATAGAATTAACCCCACGGAAGAAGCATACGTAAGTGTCGGCGTGGAGAGTAAGTGGAAGTATATCTATCGGGGGGTGATCATGGATTGCATGCGTGCTGTAGATTACATTGCCTCAAGGCCGGATTTTGACCAGGATAATATCCTGTGTTCTGGGGCAAGTATGGGTGGTTATCTTTCAATTGCAGTGAGCAGCCTTGATAAACGTATTAAGCTATGCTCGGCTAATAATCCTGTTTTTTGTGATTACCGCTCTTTGGTAGGCAGTAAAGAGTGGCCGATGAAAAGCTTTGTTAAATACGGGCGTGAAAGGCGTGTGGGATTAGACCGCATACTTAATACGCTTGATTACTATGACCTTAAAAACTTTGCACCCAACCTGCAGTGTAAAGCGCTTATAGGTATCGGATTGCTCGATAACCTTGCACCTGCTTATAACGAATATGTAATGCTGGGCAATTTGAAGAATAACTATAAATTGTTCGTTTATCCTGAACTTGCACACGAAGTACCGCCTGAGATTTATTCATACCTGAGTAAATGGATGATGGATCAGTTTGGTTTGTTTTAA
- a CDS encoding acetylxylan esterase, whose protein sequence is MRKIIHQVFKALLFAVCCAIVVTLYSFNDVKTAIIKTAFEDDVVFAANAQTKDALFRQNEKIGYDISVRNNTNELQEGTVGYTIMDLHNKILNQGSEPIKLKTKEARELSLHMPAQKFGVYKLNLTINVTDYDDTIRRVFGVDPKKIKSDTPKPSGFDSFWQDTRDTLAKVPMNATMTLQPQLSRNGTDCYLVEMKSYENITVRGWLTIKHDRKPKDKFPVWLVVPGYGGVGVKPIFGSNEIAVFSFNVRGQGNSKDKINPSRDGYLTTGVENRYKYIYRGAIMDCIRAVDFIFSRPELDSKNIIISGGSMGGYLAIATASLDKRIKLCSANNPVFCDYRNLIGNSDWPMSDFVKYSRARRIPMGRILNTLDYFDLKNFSPNLECYSLIGISMLDNLAPPYNEFVMLNEIKSKYKLFVYPNLGHEVPPSLFEYLSNWMIDQFGLF, encoded by the coding sequence ATGAGAAAAATAATACATCAGGTTTTTAAAGCATTGTTATTTGCGGTTTGCTGTGCTATTGTAGTGACTCTGTATTCTTTTAATGATGTGAAAACCGCTATTATAAAAACAGCGTTTGAAGACGATGTTGTTTTTGCAGCTAATGCACAAACAAAGGATGCGCTATTTCGTCAAAATGAAAAAATAGGTTATGACATCAGTGTGCGCAACAATACCAACGAGTTGCAGGAAGGCACTGTTGGCTACACCATCATGGATCTTCATAACAAAATCTTAAATCAGGGATCCGAGCCGATAAAACTCAAAACAAAAGAAGCAAGGGAACTTTCTTTGCACATGCCTGCCCAGAAGTTTGGCGTATATAAACTAAACCTTACCATTAATGTAACCGATTACGATGATACCATTCGCAGGGTGTTTGGTGTTGATCCTAAAAAGATAAAGTCTGATACGCCAAAACCTTCCGGATTCGATTCTTTCTGGCAAGACACTCGCGACACACTCGCTAAGGTGCCCATGAATGCCACTATGACATTACAGCCCCAGTTAAGCCGTAATGGTACAGATTGTTACCTGGTGGAAATGAAGTCGTACGAAAATATTACCGTAAGAGGATGGCTCACCATTAAGCATGACCGTAAGCCCAAAGATAAATTTCCTGTTTGGCTGGTAGTGCCGGGATATGGCGGTGTTGGCGTAAAGCCCATTTTTGGCTCTAATGAAATTGCCGTATTTTCATTTAACGTACGCGGACAGGGTAACAGTAAAGATAAGATCAACCCAAGCAGGGATGGTTACCTTACAACTGGTGTAGAAAACAGGTACAAATACATTTACAGGGGAGCTATAATGGATTGTATACGGGCGGTAGACTTTATCTTCTCAAGGCCCGAACTGGATTCAAAAAATATCATTATTTCTGGCGGAAGTATGGGAGGGTACCTGGCTATTGCTACAGCCAGCCTTGATAAACGCATTAAACTATGCTCGGCCAATAACCCCGTGTTTTGCGATTACCGCAACTTGATTGGCAATTCCGATTGGCCCATGAGCGATTTTGTTAAGTATTCGAGAGCAAGGCGCATACCAATGGGCAGGATCCTTAATACGCTTGATTACTTCGATCTCAAAAATTTTTCGCCAAATCTTGAATGCTATTCGCTTATCGGTATAAGTATGCTTGATAATCTTGCCCCGCCTTACAATGAGTTTGTGATGTTGAACGAAATTAAATCGAAATATAAATTATTCGTTTACCCTAATCTTGGGCACGAGGTACCACCTTCATTATTTGAATATCTGAGCAACTGGATGATTGACCAGTTTGGGTTATTTTAG
- a CDS encoding SRPBCC family protein, translating to MKTYQLTWQQTMPITLEKAWQFFSSPLNLSKITPADMRFTVTSDFTEDTVMYEGMLITYKVSPLLGVKLDWVTEITHIKDKEYFIDEQRFGPYALWHHEHHFKEVEGGVHMTDKLTYAIGYGPLGKVANGLLVKNKVKQIFKFREKAVNELFGVPTN from the coding sequence GTGAAAACATATCAACTAACCTGGCAGCAAACCATGCCTATCACACTCGAAAAGGCATGGCAATTCTTTTCGTCGCCCCTTAATTTAAGCAAGATCACCCCGGCAGACATGCGGTTTACTGTTACATCCGACTTTACGGAGGATACCGTAATGTATGAAGGGATGCTGATCACCTACAAAGTATCACCCTTATTAGGTGTAAAGCTGGATTGGGTAACGGAGATCACACACATTAAGGACAAGGAATATTTCATTGATGAACAACGCTTTGGCCCATACGCCTTGTGGCACCATGAACACCACTTTAAAGAAGTTGAAGGCGGCGTACACATGACAGATAAATTAACCTATGCCATTGGATACGGACCTTTAGGCAAAGTAGCTAATGGCCTGCTGGTAAAAAATAAAGTTAAGCAGATATTTAAGTTCAGAGAAAAGGCGGTTAACGAGCTATTTGGCGTACCGACAAACTAA
- a CDS encoding ribonuclease H-like YkuK family protein, with amino-acid sequence MTWRKFSGDVLQTPILEEVEKTIEREILLGNKLKVCIGTDSQVKGNVTDFATVIVFLREQRGGFMYIHQERTSQKMSIKERMLTEVQKSIDIAYKLCDLLDIYEVDLEVHADINTNPMFKSNQALHEAMGYILSMGFVFKAKPEAFASSYCANKMVQ; translated from the coding sequence ATGACCTGGAGAAAATTTAGCGGTGATGTACTGCAAACACCCATCCTTGAAGAAGTAGAAAAAACCATCGAGCGTGAAATCCTGCTCGGCAACAAACTGAAAGTATGTATCGGCACTGATTCGCAGGTAAAAGGCAACGTGACCGATTTTGCTACGGTCATTGTTTTTTTACGCGAGCAACGCGGCGGCTTTATGTACATCCACCAGGAACGTACTTCGCAAAAAATGAGTATTAAAGAGCGCATGCTTACCGAAGTGCAAAAATCAATCGACATTGCTTACAAACTTTGTGATTTGCTGGACATTTATGAAGTTGACCTGGAAGTACATGCCGACATCAACACTAATCCAATGTTTAAATCAAACCAGGCGCTGCACGAAGCCATGGGTTATATCTTAAGCATGGGATTTGTATTTAAGGCCAAGCCCGAAGCATTTGCCAGCTCGTACTGTGCCAACAAAATGGTACAATAA
- the ettA gene encoding energy-dependent translational throttle protein EttA, with amino-acid sequence MADEKIIFSMAGVSKIYPPQKQVLKNIYLSFFYGAKIGVIGLNGSGKSSLLKIIAGLDKSFQGEVVFSPGYTVGYLAQEPHLDPEKTVREVVEEGVAEITAILKEYEEINEKFGLPEYYEDADAMDKLMARQGELQDKIDAVNAWEIDTKLERAMDALRCPEPDTKISVLSGGERRRVALCRLLLQQPDVLLLDEPTNHLDAESIDWLEQHLKQYEGTVIAVTHDRYFLDNVAGWILELDRGEGIPWKGNYSSWLDQKAKRLSQEEKTESKRQKTLERELEWVRMAPKARQAKGKARLANYEKLASEEGREKEEKLELFIPPGPRLGNVVIEANNVTKAYGDKVLFENLTFALPPAGIVGIIGPNGAGKTTLFRLITGQDQPDAGTFRVGDTVALGYVDQMHDDLDPEKSVWENITDGLDNIMLGNKSSNSRAYVSKFNFNGADQQKKISVLSGGERNRVHLAITLKKGSNVLLLDEPTNDIDVNTLRALEEALENFAGCAVIISHDRWFLDRICTHILAFEGDSQVYFFEGNYSEYEENRKKRLGDIEPKRIRYKKLV; translated from the coding sequence ATGGCAGACGAAAAGATCATATTCTCGATGGCTGGTGTAAGTAAAATTTACCCGCCACAAAAACAGGTTCTTAAAAACATATATCTCTCCTTTTTCTACGGCGCTAAAATCGGCGTTATCGGTTTAAACGGTTCCGGTAAATCTTCATTGCTGAAGATCATTGCCGGCCTGGACAAATCTTTCCAGGGCGAAGTGGTGTTTTCACCGGGATACACGGTTGGTTACCTGGCACAGGAACCACATCTTGATCCGGAAAAAACGGTGCGTGAAGTGGTGGAGGAAGGCGTTGCTGAAATAACTGCTATCCTGAAAGAGTACGAGGAGATCAATGAAAAATTTGGTTTGCCTGAATATTATGAAGATGCAGATGCAATGGACAAGCTGATGGCTCGCCAGGGCGAATTGCAGGATAAAATTGATGCGGTTAACGCATGGGAAATTGATACTAAACTGGAGCGTGCAATGGATGCATTGCGCTGCCCTGAGCCTGATACCAAAATTTCTGTATTATCTGGTGGCGAGCGCCGCCGTGTGGCGTTGTGCAGATTATTGTTGCAACAGCCTGATGTACTGCTGCTTGACGAGCCTACCAACCACCTGGATGCAGAATCTATTGATTGGTTAGAACAACACTTAAAGCAGTACGAGGGAACAGTTATCGCTGTAACCCACGACCGTTATTTCCTTGATAACGTAGCTGGCTGGATTCTTGAGCTTGACCGTGGCGAAGGTATTCCATGGAAAGGTAATTACTCATCATGGCTGGATCAAAAAGCTAAGCGTTTATCGCAGGAAGAAAAAACTGAAAGCAAACGCCAGAAAACATTGGAGCGTGAGCTGGAGTGGGTGCGCATGGCTCCTAAAGCCCGCCAGGCTAAAGGTAAAGCCCGTTTGGCTAATTACGAAAAGCTGGCATCTGAAGAGGGTAGGGAAAAAGAAGAAAAACTGGAGCTTTTCATTCCGCCAGGCCCGCGTTTGGGTAATGTGGTTATTGAAGCCAATAACGTGACCAAGGCTTATGGCGATAAGGTGCTGTTCGAGAACTTAACCTTTGCGTTGCCGCCTGCCGGTATAGTGGGTATCATAGGTCCTAACGGTGCAGGTAAAACAACACTGTTCCGCTTAATTACCGGGCAGGATCAGCCTGATGCAGGTACTTTCCGTGTAGGTGATACTGTTGCATTAGGTTATGTTGACCAGATGCATGATGACCTTGACCCTGAGAAATCAGTATGGGAAAACATTACTGACGGACTGGATAACATTATGCTGGGTAACAAAAGCTCTAATTCGCGTGCATACGTTTCTAAGTTTAACTTCAATGGTGCAGACCAGCAGAAAAAAATAAGTGTACTTTCTGGTGGTGAACGTAACCGTGTTCATCTGGCCATTACTTTGAAAAAAGGATCGAACGTGCTGCTGCTGGATGAGCCTACCAACGATATTGACGTTAATACTTTACGTGCATTAGAAGAGGCCTTAGAGAATTTTGCAGGTTGTGCGGTAATCATCAGCCACGACCGCTGGTTCCTTGACCGTATCTGTACGCATATCCTCGCTTTCGAAGGCGATTCACAGGTTTACTTCTTCGAGGGTAACTATTCCGAATATGAAGAAAACCGCAAGAAACGTTTAGGCGATATCGAGCCCAAAAGGATCAGGTATAAAAAACTGGTTTAA
- a CDS encoding tlde1 domain-containing protein, producing the protein MESLTLSEIATLNAIFNTNTHSYSLEDKFQDNAPVWLKYDGAFVYCYGGSYGQTGMLIAKYKASSDLPAYQQSHNTNQKDAGSVPKGKYWIFLMPNPNRINQSDKKSDESLSGKDERIKKTPAFTTNERGQTIIYPGWGNTRAGLFPDKITNTFGRSNFYLHDSQKGSSQGCIETNAQIFNLLNGVRQSFTKVALMVDYKGDNTSAFAGSDK; encoded by the coding sequence ATGGAAAGCTTAACATTATCTGAAATTGCAACCTTGAATGCAATATTTAATACAAACACTCATTCATATAGTCTCGAAGACAAGTTTCAGGACAATGCTCCGGTTTGGTTAAAATATGATGGTGCCTTTGTTTATTGCTATGGAGGCTCATATGGGCAAACGGGAATGCTGATAGCTAAATATAAAGCTTCGTCTGATTTACCTGCCTACCAACAATCGCATAATACTAATCAAAAAGATGCCGGGTCGGTTCCCAAAGGAAAATATTGGATATTCTTAATGCCTAATCCTAACAGGATCAATCAATCTGATAAAAAAAGTGATGAATCACTATCCGGTAAAGATGAAAGAATAAAGAAAACACCTGCTTTTACTACCAACGAAAGGGGACAAACCATTATATATCCTGGTTGGGGCAACACAAGAGCCGGATTATTCCCGGATAAAATTACAAACACCTTTGGCAGAAGTAATTTTTATTTACATGATTCGCAGAAAGGATCCTCACAGGGGTGTATAGAAACAAACGCTCAAATTTTCAATTTATTAAATGGCGTGAGGCAGTCATTTACAAAGGTTGCTTTAATGGTAGATTATAAAGGTGATAATACAAGTGCTTTTGCAGGCAGTGATAAATAA